The Inquilinus sp. Marseille-Q2685 genome includes a window with the following:
- a CDS encoding SDR family oxidoreductase produces MSGDHRLRVLILGGYGTFGGRLARLLAEDPRLTLLIAGRWQAKAEAFCRALGGAAEAVPLAFDRDGADRIAAIRADIVVDATGPFQAYGEAPYRVVEACIAAGADYLDLADGAEFVEGIGRFDDAARARGIAVLSGVSSFPVLTAAVVRHLAEGLQVDAIAGGIAPSPYAGVGLNVIRAIASYAGQEVRLTRGGAPAAGRALIETRRWTIAPPGRLPLRNTRFSLVDVPDLRLLPALWPGLREIWIGAGPVPAVLHRGLNVLARLVRIGLIPTLRPLAPLFHVAINRLRWGEHRGGMIVVVRGRDATGQPVERSWHMLAEGDDGPLIPSMAAAAVILRRLQGLRPAPGARAATEELELADYRPLFAGRAIVHGCREASAETARQPLYRRLLGEAWAALPEPVRAMHDLSGEKRVSGRAEVERGTGLPARLIAALIGFPAAGRDVPVEVTFQARDGVETWCRRFAGRAFSSTQRAGRGRSEGLLEERFGPVRVGLALVLEGDRLRLVVRRWSLLGLPMPPVLAPGGEAWETAAEGRFRFHVEIRHRWAGLIVRYRGWLAPEGQAPAEGRLPLVQDYADRNAKRRFASSDAGI; encoded by the coding sequence ATGAGCGGCGATCACCGCCTGCGCGTCCTGATCCTGGGCGGATACGGCACTTTCGGGGGCCGGCTGGCCCGGCTGCTGGCGGAGGACCCGCGGCTGACGCTGCTGATCGCCGGCCGGTGGCAGGCCAAGGCGGAGGCGTTCTGCCGGGCTCTGGGCGGCGCGGCCGAGGCGGTGCCTCTGGCCTTCGACCGCGACGGCGCCGACCGGATCGCCGCCATCCGCGCGGACATCGTGGTCGACGCCACCGGCCCGTTCCAGGCCTATGGCGAGGCGCCCTACCGGGTGGTCGAGGCCTGCATCGCCGCCGGCGCCGACTATCTCGACCTGGCCGACGGCGCCGAATTCGTCGAGGGCATCGGCCGCTTCGACGACGCCGCCCGGGCCCGCGGCATCGCCGTGCTGTCCGGCGTCAGCAGCTTTCCGGTGCTGACCGCGGCCGTGGTCCGGCACCTCGCCGAAGGCCTCCAGGTCGACGCCATCGCCGGCGGCATCGCCCCCTCGCCCTATGCCGGGGTCGGCCTGAACGTGATCCGCGCCATCGCCTCCTATGCCGGGCAGGAGGTGCGGCTGACGCGCGGCGGCGCGCCAGCCGCGGGCCGGGCGCTGATCGAGACCCGGCGCTGGACCATCGCGCCGCCGGGCCGCCTGCCTCTGCGCAACACCCGCTTCTCCCTGGTCGACGTGCCCGACCTGCGGCTGCTGCCGGCGCTGTGGCCGGGGCTGCGCGAGATCTGGATCGGCGCCGGCCCGGTGCCGGCGGTGCTGCATCGCGGCCTCAACGTCCTGGCCCGGCTGGTGCGGATCGGCCTGATCCCGACCCTGCGCCCCCTGGCGCCGCTGTTCCACGTCGCCATCAACCGGCTGCGCTGGGGCGAGCATCGCGGCGGCATGATCGTCGTCGTCCGGGGCCGCGACGCGACGGGACAGCCGGTGGAACGGTCCTGGCACATGCTGGCCGAAGGCGATGACGGGCCGCTGATCCCGTCGATGGCCGCGGCCGCGGTGATCCTGCGCCGGCTGCAGGGCCTGCGCCCCGCGCCCGGGGCTCGGGCCGCCACGGAGGAGCTGGAGCTGGCGGATTACCGGCCGCTCTTCGCCGGGCGGGCGATCGTCCATGGCTGTCGCGAGGCATCGGCCGAAACGGCGCGCCAGCCGCTCTACCGCCGCCTGCTGGGCGAGGCGTGGGCGGCGCTGCCGGAGCCGGTCCGGGCGATGCACGACCTCTCCGGCGAAAAACGGGTCTCCGGCCGGGCCGAGGTCGAGCGCGGGACCGGCCTGCCGGCCCGGCTGATTGCGGCGCTGATCGGCTTTCCCGCGGCCGGACGCGACGTGCCGGTCGAGGTGACCTTCCAGGCCCGGGACGGCGTCGAGACCTGGTGTCGCCGCTTCGCCGGCCGCGCCTTCTCCAGCACCCAGCGGGCCGGGCGCGGCCGCTCCGAGGGGCTGCTGGAGGAGCGCTTCGGGCCGGTGCGGGTCGGGCTGGCGCTGGTGCTGGAGGGCGACCGGCTGCGCCTGGTGGTCAGGCGCTGGAGCCTGCTGGGCCTGCCGATGCCGCCGGTCCTGGCCCCGGGCGGCGAAGCCTGGGAGACCGCGGCGGAGGGCCGGTTTCGCTTCCATGTCGAGATCCGCCACCGCTGGGCCGGGCTGATCGTCCGCTACCGCGGCTGGCTGGCGCCGGAGGGGCAGGCGCCTGCGGAGGGGCGGCTGCCCCTCGTCCAGGACTACGCCGACCGTAACGCGAAGCGGCGCTTTGCGTCCTCCGACGCCGGCATATAG
- a CDS encoding glyoxalase/bleomycin resistance/extradiol dioxygenase family protein, with product MKFASVRIITADIGSMVAFYEMVTRIKAQWLAPVFAEIVLPGATLAIGAIGAVETVALWQEGSAAPATNRSLVIELQVDDIQSEYARLKDSVVLVHELKTMPWGNATFQFRDPEGNAVSLYMPASEDAKRRFALRSA from the coding sequence GTGAAATTCGCGTCGGTCAGGATCATCACCGCCGACATCGGCTCGATGGTCGCCTTCTACGAGATGGTCACGAGAATCAAGGCGCAGTGGCTTGCGCCGGTCTTTGCCGAGATCGTTCTGCCCGGCGCCACCCTGGCTATCGGGGCTATCGGGGCCGTCGAGACCGTCGCGCTTTGGCAGGAAGGCAGCGCCGCGCCGGCCACCAATCGCAGTCTGGTCATCGAGCTGCAGGTCGACGACATCCAGTCCGAATATGCACGTCTCAAAGACAGCGTCGTCCTTGTGCATGAGTTGAAGACAATGCCGTGGGGCAATGCGACGTTCCAGTTCCGGGACCCGGAGGGCAACGCCGTGTCCCTCTATATGCCGGCGTCGGAGGACGCAAAGCGCCGCTTCGCGTTACGGTCGGCGTAG
- a CDS encoding alpha/beta hydrolase — translation MTKLHYDDPDWCEREYNPRVAVPDLPAVFGRWLEAAAATRARLPHRAGIAYGADPRETLDLFRADRPRGAVVFIHGGYWRASSKDEVSWAAAALVPAGFTTVVLNYPLCPQTTVAGIAGSCRRAVAFAWASLLGEAERRCLIVSGHSAGGYLTASMLATDWAARGLPAAPFAGGLSISGVFDLRPLLRTSMNELIRLTPEQASGWSLHESPEPQHGAPLELLVGGDETPEFHRQSALMAAAWPNLARAPIAVPGRHHFDVVEQIGQHGTLLFDAVLRLAR, via the coding sequence ATGACCAAGCTCCATTACGACGACCCGGACTGGTGCGAGCGGGAGTACAACCCGCGGGTCGCCGTCCCGGACCTGCCGGCCGTGTTCGGCCGCTGGCTGGAAGCCGCGGCCGCCACCCGGGCGCGGCTGCCGCACCGGGCCGGCATCGCCTATGGCGCGGACCCGCGCGAGACGCTGGACCTGTTCCGCGCCGACCGGCCGCGCGGCGCCGTGGTGTTCATCCATGGCGGCTACTGGCGCGCCTCATCCAAGGACGAGGTGTCCTGGGCGGCCGCGGCGCTGGTGCCGGCCGGCTTCACCACGGTGGTGCTGAACTACCCGCTGTGTCCGCAGACCACGGTCGCCGGCATCGCCGGCAGTTGCCGCCGCGCCGTCGCCTTCGCCTGGGCGAGCCTCCTGGGCGAGGCCGAGCGGCGGTGCCTGATCGTCAGCGGCCATTCCGCCGGCGGCTACCTGACCGCGTCGATGCTGGCGACCGACTGGGCGGCGCGCGGCCTGCCGGCGGCGCCCTTCGCCGGCGGCCTGTCGATCTCCGGCGTGTTCGACCTGCGGCCGCTCCTGCGCACCAGCATGAACGAACTGATCCGCCTGACGCCGGAGCAGGCCTCGGGCTGGAGCCTGCACGAGTCGCCGGAGCCACAGCACGGCGCGCCGCTGGAGCTCTTGGTCGGCGGCGACGAGACGCCGGAGTTCCACCGCCAGTCGGCGCTGATGGCCGCGGCCTGGCCGAACCTCGCCCGCGCCCCAATCGCGGTGCCGGGCCGGCACCATTTCGACGTGGTGGAGCAGATCGGCCAGCACGGCACGCTCCTGTTTGACGCCGTGCTGCGGCTGGCGCGCTGA
- a CDS encoding RidA family protein, with amino-acid sequence MIGQARAAAATEGGLVTLQPEGWPAPKGYANGMMGRGRVVFVGGQIGWDAEGRFAEGMVGQIAQALRNILAVLAEAGAGPQHIARLTWYVTDMEAYRANLKPLGRAYREVMGAHYPAMAVMRVVELVEREALVEIEATAVLPE; translated from the coding sequence ATGATCGGTCAGGCCCGGGCGGCCGCGGCGACGGAGGGCGGCCTGGTGACGCTGCAGCCGGAAGGCTGGCCGGCGCCGAAGGGCTATGCCAACGGCATGATGGGCCGCGGCCGGGTCGTCTTCGTCGGCGGCCAGATCGGCTGGGACGCCGAGGGCCGCTTCGCCGAGGGCATGGTCGGCCAGATCGCCCAGGCGCTGCGCAACATCCTGGCGGTGCTGGCCGAGGCCGGGGCCGGCCCGCAGCATATCGCCCGGCTGACCTGGTACGTCACCGACATGGAGGCCTACCGCGCGAACCTGAAGCCGCTCGGCCGGGCCTATCGCGAGGTGATGGGCGCGCATTACCCGGCCATGGCGGTGATGCGGGTGGTCGAGCTGGTGGAGCGGGAGGCGCTGGTCGAGATCGAGGCCACCGCCGTGCTGCCGGAGTAA
- a CDS encoding thioesterase family protein, translating to MSDTRRVPLAAAELPEAAFAARQPIRFEHCDTAGIVFFARYFTMMQGAVEEWFAAELGLDYPDIIQRRRVGLGYVRAECDYVKPARLGDVLSLTLLVERVGRSSIGLAFHGHRDGEPVLIGRLVLVTTDIHEAAPIPIPADIRAAVEAYQRRCAT from the coding sequence ATGAGCGACACACGCCGCGTCCCATTGGCTGCCGCCGAGCTGCCGGAAGCCGCCTTCGCCGCCCGGCAGCCGATCCGGTTCGAGCATTGCGACACCGCCGGCATCGTCTTCTTCGCCCGGTACTTCACCATGATGCAGGGCGCGGTGGAGGAATGGTTCGCGGCGGAGCTCGGCCTCGACTATCCCGATATCATCCAGCGCCGCCGGGTCGGGCTGGGCTATGTCCGGGCCGAATGCGATTACGTGAAGCCGGCGCGGCTGGGTGATGTCCTCAGCCTGACCCTGCTGGTCGAGCGGGTCGGCCGCAGCTCGATCGGCCTGGCGTTCCACGGCCATCGCGACGGCGAGCCGGTCCTGATCGGACGGCTGGTGCTGGTGACCACGGATATCCACGAGGCGGCGCCGATCCCGATCCCGGCGGACATCCGGGCGGCGGTGGAGGCCTATCAGCGGAGATGCGCGACGTGA
- a CDS encoding benzoate-CoA ligase family protein, translated as METKSAHVDSFARDNLPPRDQWPEFRFTLPALQYPARLNCVVELLDRHVAEGHGDRPCLIAPGVEWSYAELLDRVNRIARVLVRDCGLVPGNRVLLRSANNPMMVASYLAALKAGAVVVATMPLLRAKELAFMIEKARVSLAICDARLLPDLEAARAQAPVLEQILTFGGGTEADLESRMATVSPDFVPVDTAAEDICLIGFTSGTTGVPKGTMHNHRDLLAICDAYSGQVLQPNESDRFIGSPPLAFTFGLGGLVLFPMRAGASTVLLERASPPELLDGIERFRPTICFTAPTAYRAMLAQKPGRDLSSLRRCVSAGEALPAATFEAWRDATGVEITEGIGATEMLHIFIASRPGAGRPGSTGTVVPGYEAKILDDDFNELPAGEAGRLAVRGPTGCRYLADDRQRAYVHDGWNLTGDTYRRDADGYFWYQARSDDMIVSSGYNIAGPEVENALLTHPAVQECGVIGVPDPDRGQIVKAYVVLKPGHAPDAATRKALQDHVKAEIAPYKYPRAIEFLEKLPRTETGKLQRFQLRRMAAEAPAKAS; from the coding sequence ATGGAGACGAAAAGCGCGCATGTCGACAGCTTCGCCCGCGACAACCTTCCGCCGCGGGACCAGTGGCCGGAGTTCCGCTTCACCCTGCCGGCGCTGCAGTATCCGGCGCGGCTGAACTGCGTCGTCGAGCTGCTGGACCGCCACGTCGCGGAGGGACATGGCGACCGGCCCTGCCTGATCGCGCCGGGCGTCGAATGGAGCTATGCCGAGCTGCTGGACCGGGTGAACCGCATCGCCCGGGTGCTGGTGCGGGATTGCGGGCTGGTGCCGGGGAACCGGGTGCTGCTGCGCTCGGCCAACAACCCGATGATGGTCGCCAGCTATCTGGCGGCGCTGAAGGCCGGGGCGGTGGTGGTCGCCACCATGCCGCTGCTGCGCGCCAAGGAGCTGGCCTTCATGATCGAGAAGGCCCGGGTGAGCCTCGCCATCTGCGATGCCCGGCTGCTGCCGGATCTGGAGGCGGCGCGGGCCCAGGCGCCGGTGCTGGAGCAGATCCTGACCTTCGGTGGCGGCACCGAGGCCGACCTCGAGTCCCGCATGGCCACGGTCTCCCCTGATTTCGTGCCGGTCGACACGGCGGCGGAGGACATCTGCCTGATCGGCTTCACCTCCGGCACCACCGGGGTGCCGAAGGGGACGATGCACAACCACCGCGACCTGCTAGCGATCTGCGACGCCTATTCCGGCCAGGTGCTGCAGCCGAACGAGTCCGACCGCTTCATCGGCAGCCCGCCTTTGGCCTTCACCTTCGGGCTCGGCGGGCTGGTGCTGTTCCCGATGCGCGCCGGCGCCTCGACCGTGCTGCTGGAGCGCGCGTCGCCGCCGGAGCTCCTGGACGGCATCGAGCGCTTCCGCCCGACCATCTGCTTCACCGCCCCCACCGCCTATCGCGCCATGCTGGCGCAGAAGCCGGGGCGCGACCTGTCGAGCCTGCGCCGCTGCGTCTCGGCGGGCGAGGCGCTGCCCGCCGCCACCTTCGAGGCCTGGCGCGACGCCACCGGCGTCGAGATCACCGAAGGCATCGGCGCCACCGAGATGCTGCACATCTTCATCGCCTCCCGCCCCGGCGCGGGGCGGCCGGGATCGACCGGCACGGTGGTGCCGGGCTACGAGGCGAAGATCCTCGACGACGATTTCAACGAGCTGCCGGCGGGCGAGGCCGGGCGCCTCGCGGTGCGCGGCCCGACCGGCTGCCGCTACCTCGCCGACGACCGCCAGCGCGCCTATGTCCATGACGGCTGGAACCTGACCGGCGACACCTATCGCCGCGATGCCGACGGCTATTTCTGGTACCAGGCGCGGTCGGACGACATGATCGTCTCCTCCGGCTACAACATCGCCGGGCCGGAGGTGGAGAACGCCCTGCTGACCCATCCGGCGGTGCAGGAATGCGGCGTGATCGGCGTGCCGGACCCGGACCGCGGCCAGATCGTGAAGGCCTATGTCGTGCTGAAGCCCGGCCACGCGCCCGACGCCGCGACCCGCAAGGCGCTGCAGGACCATGTGAAGGCCGAGATCGCGCCTTACAAATATCCCAGGGCGATCGAGTTCCTGGAAAAGCTGCCGCGCACCGAGACCGGCAAGTTGCAGCGCTTCCAGCTGCGCCGCATGGCCGCCGAGGCTCCGGCGAAGGCCTCATGA
- a CDS encoding acyl-CoA dehydrogenase family protein has product MPDRSFLDWPFFEDRHRALAAALDDWAGRTLPGLVDHHDVDGSCRRLVAALGRDGWLRHAVPASHGGAAERLDVRSLCLIREILARHDGLADFAFAMQGLGTGPVTLFGSDALKDRILPPVRDGRAIAAFALSELEAGSDVAATSTTAVPDGPDAVRIDGEKTFISNGGIADHYVVFARTGEAPGARGLSAFLVPADAPGLTVAERIEVIAPHPLATLGFEGCRVPVTDRIGGAGEGFKVAMATLDVFRSTVGAAALGFARRALDEALGRARGRKMFGGALGDLQLSQAALAEMATEIDASALLIYRAAWAKDRGAARVTREAAMAKMHATEAAQRVIDRAVQLFGGLGVTRGVKVEELYREIRALRIYEGATEVQKIVIARQLLAEAE; this is encoded by the coding sequence ATGCCCGACCGCAGCTTCCTCGACTGGCCCTTCTTCGAAGACCGCCATCGCGCCTTGGCGGCTGCGCTCGACGACTGGGCCGGGCGGACGCTGCCGGGGCTGGTCGATCATCACGACGTCGACGGCTCCTGCCGCCGGCTGGTGGCGGCGCTGGGCCGGGACGGCTGGCTGCGCCACGCGGTGCCGGCCAGCCATGGCGGTGCGGCGGAGCGGCTGGACGTGCGCAGCCTGTGCCTGATCCGCGAGATCCTGGCCCGGCATGACGGGCTGGCCGATTTCGCCTTCGCCATGCAGGGGCTGGGCACCGGCCCGGTCACGCTGTTCGGCAGCGACGCGCTGAAGGACCGAATCCTGCCGCCGGTGCGCGACGGCCGCGCCATCGCCGCCTTCGCGCTGTCGGAGCTCGAGGCCGGGTCCGACGTCGCGGCCACGAGCACGACGGCGGTGCCGGACGGGCCGGATGCGGTGCGGATCGACGGCGAGAAGACCTTCATCTCCAATGGCGGCATCGCCGACCACTACGTCGTCTTCGCCCGCACCGGCGAGGCCCCGGGCGCCCGCGGCCTGTCCGCCTTCCTGGTCCCGGCCGACGCGCCCGGCCTGACGGTGGCGGAGCGGATCGAGGTGATCGCGCCGCACCCGCTGGCCACGCTGGGCTTCGAGGGCTGCCGCGTACCGGTGACCGACCGCATCGGCGGGGCGGGGGAGGGGTTCAAGGTCGCGATGGCGACGCTGGACGTGTTCCGCTCCACCGTCGGCGCCGCGGCGCTGGGCTTCGCCCGCCGGGCGCTGGACGAGGCGCTGGGCCGCGCCCGCGGCCGGAAGATGTTCGGCGGGGCGCTGGGCGACCTGCAGCTCAGCCAGGCGGCCCTGGCCGAGATGGCGACCGAGATCGACGCGAGCGCGCTGCTGATCTATCGCGCCGCCTGGGCCAAGGACCGGGGCGCCGCGCGGGTCACGCGCGAGGCGGCGATGGCCAAGATGCACGCCACCGAGGCGGCGCAGCGCGTGATCGACCGGGCGGTGCAGCTGTTCGGCGGCCTCGGCGTCACCCGCGGCGTCAAGGTCGAGGAGCTGTATCGCGAGATCCGGGCGCTGCGCATCTACGAGGGCGCCACCGAGGTCCAGAAGATCGTCATCGCCCGCCAGCTGCTGGCGGAGGCGGAGTGA
- a CDS encoding enoyl-CoA hydratase family protein → MSQAPIAPPLSAYQARHILWSVEGKVATVTLNRPERKNPLTFDSYAELVALFRALAADTEIKAVVVTGAGGNFCSGGDVFEIIGPLLDRDMAGLLEFTRMTGDLVKAMRACPQPIVAAVDGVCAGAGAILAMASDLRLGTARSRTAFLFTRVGLAGCDMGACAILPRIIGQGRASELLYTGRSMDGAEAERWGFLNRLVEPEALLDEAATLARSLADGPTFAHAMTKRMLHQEWDMGVDQAIEAEAQAQAVCMQTRDFRRAYEAFAAKSRPVFEGN, encoded by the coding sequence ATGAGCCAGGCCCCCATCGCCCCGCCGCTGTCCGCCTACCAGGCCCGGCACATCCTGTGGTCGGTCGAGGGCAAGGTCGCGACCGTCACCCTGAACCGGCCGGAGCGGAAGAACCCGCTGACCTTCGACAGCTATGCCGAACTGGTGGCCCTGTTCCGGGCGCTTGCCGCCGACACCGAGATCAAGGCGGTGGTGGTGACTGGGGCAGGGGGCAATTTCTGCTCCGGCGGCGACGTGTTCGAGATCATCGGCCCGCTGCTGGACCGCGACATGGCCGGCCTCTTAGAGTTCACCCGCATGACCGGCGACCTGGTCAAGGCGATGCGCGCCTGCCCGCAGCCGATCGTGGCGGCGGTCGACGGCGTCTGCGCCGGGGCCGGGGCGATCCTGGCGATGGCGTCGGACCTGCGCCTGGGCACCGCGCGCAGCCGCACCGCCTTCCTGTTCACCCGCGTCGGCCTGGCCGGCTGCGACATGGGCGCCTGCGCGATCCTGCCTCGCATCATCGGCCAGGGCCGGGCGTCGGAGCTGCTGTACACCGGCCGCAGCATGGACGGTGCGGAGGCCGAGCGCTGGGGCTTCCTCAACCGGCTGGTCGAGCCCGAGGCGCTGCTGGACGAAGCCGCGACGCTGGCCCGGTCGCTGGCCGACGGCCCGACCTTCGCCCATGCCATGACCAAGCGGATGCTGCACCAGGAATGGGACATGGGCGTCGACCAGGCGATCGAGGCCGAGGCCCAGGCCCAGGCGGTGTGCATGCAGACCCGCGACTTCCGCCGCGCCTATGAGGCGTTCGCCGCCAAGTCCCGGCCGGTGTTCGAGGGGAACTGA
- a CDS encoding SDR family NAD(P)-dependent oxidoreductase, with amino-acid sequence MTAASSPEGRRALDGRHALVTGGGSGIGAAVAAALAARGATVTVLGRTESRLAGAVAAGKARAYAVADVTQPDQLEAAVARLAAEHGPIDILVNNAGAAESAPFARTDRALWDRMVGLNLGAVYEATRLVLPGMAERGWGRVISIASIAGLTGYPYVAAYCAAKHGVIGLTRALAREFAAKGITVNAVCPGYTDTDLVQGAVARIEGKTGRSPDEIRAELIRGNPQGRLIRPEEVAAAVAWLAGPEAASVNGIALPVAGGEVM; translated from the coding sequence ATGACGGCAGCTTCATCCCCGGAAGGGCGCCGCGCCCTGGACGGGCGGCACGCCCTGGTCACCGGCGGCGGCAGCGGCATCGGGGCAGCGGTGGCAGCGGCGCTGGCGGCGCGGGGCGCAACCGTGACCGTGCTGGGCCGGACCGAATCCCGCCTGGCCGGGGCCGTCGCCGCCGGCAAGGCCCGCGCCTACGCCGTCGCGGACGTCACGCAGCCCGACCAGCTCGAAGCCGCCGTCGCCCGGCTGGCCGCGGAGCACGGCCCCATCGACATCCTGGTCAACAATGCCGGGGCGGCGGAAAGCGCGCCCTTCGCCCGTACCGACCGGGCGCTGTGGGACCGGATGGTCGGCCTCAACCTCGGCGCAGTGTACGAGGCCACGCGGCTGGTGCTGCCGGGCATGGCCGAGCGCGGCTGGGGCCGGGTGATCAGCATCGCCAGCATCGCCGGGCTGACCGGCTACCCCTATGTCGCGGCCTATTGCGCCGCCAAGCACGGCGTGATCGGGCTGACCCGGGCGCTGGCCCGCGAATTCGCGGCCAAGGGCATCACCGTCAACGCCGTCTGCCCCGGCTACACCGACACCGATCTGGTGCAGGGCGCGGTCGCCCGGATCGAGGGCAAGACCGGCCGCAGCCCCGACGAGATCCGGGCCGAGCTGATCCGCGGCAACCCGCAGGGCCGCCTGATCCGGCCGGAGGAGGTGGCGGCCGCCGTCGCCTGGCTGGCCGGACCCGAGGCGGCGAGCGTCAACGGCATCGCGCTGCCGGTCGCCGGCGGCGAAGTGATGTGA
- a CDS encoding TetR/AcrR family transcriptional regulator — protein sequence MTAAKTGDRRAPGRPRSRAAEEAILKAALALFLDHGVEGASIERIARRAGVGKTTIYRRWSSKEELLAQAIGRVRENAERDIGVTDFRDFAEMPLGPTLRRMMEAGAELMASDENRKLLARLIGSVQSHPRLMTIYWATYLQPRREAFGVLLDRAKARGELPALADTGMLQDMMGGAMLHRLLIDPAPPTAEDLRDYLARLLQQLGLAEPAEG from the coding sequence GTGACGGCGGCGAAAACAGGGGATCGGCGGGCGCCGGGACGGCCGCGCAGCCGGGCGGCGGAGGAGGCGATCCTGAAGGCGGCGCTGGCGCTGTTCCTGGACCATGGTGTCGAGGGCGCGAGCATTGAGCGGATCGCCAGACGGGCCGGGGTCGGCAAGACCACGATCTATCGCCGCTGGTCGTCGAAGGAGGAGCTGCTGGCCCAGGCGATCGGCCGGGTGCGCGAGAATGCCGAGCGCGACATCGGCGTCACCGATTTCCGCGACTTCGCCGAGATGCCGCTGGGCCCGACGCTGCGCCGGATGATGGAGGCGGGGGCCGAGCTGATGGCGAGCGACGAGAACCGCAAGCTGCTGGCCCGGCTGATCGGCTCGGTGCAGAGCCATCCGCGGCTGATGACGATCTATTGGGCGACCTATCTGCAGCCGCGGCGCGAAGCCTTCGGCGTGCTGCTGGACCGGGCGAAGGCGCGCGGCGAGCTGCCGGCTTTGGCCGACACCGGGATGCTGCAGGACATGATGGGCGGCGCCATGCTGCACCGCCTGCTGATCGACCCGGCCCCGCCGACCGCGGAGGATCTGCGGGATTATCTCGCCCGACTGCTGCAGCAACTTGGGCTGGCGGAGCCAGCGGAGGGGTAG
- a CDS encoding efflux RND transporter periplasmic adaptor subunit, whose protein sequence is MKTVRILSAVLVLALIAGAAFWLFGRPAAVATAAPRRGEAAQIVYATGVIEPRVWAKVTPLIQERITALCDCEGKPVEPGAELARLDSREAEATLAELKARQKLAAAEHDRQMVLAGRNVASVQALDQARSELSRLDAMIAGQTAKLENYVLRAPMRGLVLRKDGEVGEIVDPGTILFWVGEPKPLWVIADVNEEDIPLVAVGQKALLRADAFPGQALPATVDSITPKGDPVAKTYRVRLALPDDTPVRIGMTVDVNIVNRTVPNALLVPTEAVNGDAVFTVDGDGRARRRTIEAGIRGIRDIEVVSGLAEGDRVITPFPEALADGARVAPEEG, encoded by the coding sequence TTGAAGACCGTCCGCATCCTGTCCGCCGTCCTGGTGCTGGCGCTGATCGCCGGCGCCGCCTTCTGGCTGTTCGGCCGCCCCGCCGCGGTCGCGACCGCGGCGCCGCGGCGGGGCGAGGCGGCGCAGATCGTCTACGCCACCGGCGTGATCGAGCCGCGCGTCTGGGCCAAGGTGACGCCGCTGATCCAGGAGCGGATCACGGCGCTGTGCGACTGCGAGGGCAAGCCAGTGGAGCCCGGCGCGGAGCTGGCCCGGCTGGACAGCCGCGAGGCCGAGGCGACGCTGGCCGAGCTGAAGGCGCGGCAGAAGCTGGCGGCGGCCGAGCACGACCGGCAGATGGTCCTGGCCGGCCGCAATGTCGCCAGTGTCCAGGCGCTGGACCAGGCGCGCAGCGAGCTGTCGCGGCTGGACGCGATGATCGCCGGCCAGACCGCCAAGCTGGAGAACTACGTCCTGCGCGCGCCGATGCGCGGCCTGGTGCTGCGCAAGGACGGCGAGGTCGGCGAGATCGTCGACCCCGGCACCATCCTGTTCTGGGTCGGCGAGCCGAAGCCGCTCTGGGTCATCGCCGACGTCAATGAGGAGGACATCCCCCTGGTCGCAGTCGGGCAGAAGGCGCTGCTGCGCGCCGACGCCTTCCCCGGCCAGGCGCTGCCCGCCACGGTCGACAGCATCACGCCGAAGGGCGACCCGGTGGCCAAGACCTACCGCGTGCGCCTGGCCCTGCCGGACGACACGCCGGTGCGGATCGGCATGACGGTCGACGTCAACATCGTCAACCGGACGGTGCCGAACGCCCTCCTGGTCCCCACCGAGGCGGTGAACGGTGACGCCGTCTTCACGGTCGACGGCGACGGCCGCGCCCGGCGCCGGACGATCGAGGCCGGCATCCGCGGCATTCGCGACATCGAGGTGGTGTCCGGCCTGGCCGAGGGCGACCGGGTGATCACCCCCTTCCCCGAGGCGCTGGCCGACGGCGCGCGGGTGGCGCCGGAGGAAGGCTGA